TATAAGTATAGAATGAACTTGTGACTTTCATAGTGGAATTCACTATGACAAGAATTTATTCCTTATATCATACACATACTGttttatcaagaaatattataaacggCAAATTTTATAGAGTAATCAATCACAAAGTGACACTTGTAAAAAGATATGGACTGATGTTttcgaaaagaataaaaaattacataaacggaaataaattttacagtaGATTTCAATAACAAGACTGTagatgataattttatcatttataattttaaatttgtaaataactgGCGGACTAACTGGTGTGATCAAATAGCATGTTAGAATAACGAAtaggataattttaattgtaattgtaattaaacacACTGATGATAACCACAACTCGaatggtcgaaacgtttgtggaaatataatattattaataaataaaaagaagtaaCTATACCCAGCTCTTCATAGCTTTTATTTCttagtaattattgaataataatagagccagaatataaattaactttttacttataatttataaaataagaacgcATTATCATAATTGGTTAAATAActtcaataaattgttaaataatgtgTTTGCTCATTactacatttattataaaataattttaatgtacttaatatttctttttttaataattttttaaaaaagctaaATCAGAATTAatcataatatgtaatttctaaaactataattttttagaaataacgcattttttgaaaataatgtacgGTTTTACACGTAATTCTTTAGTAATATGTTAATGTTGCAATATGATGCATGAGCAATATTATCGCCGTTAGACGTGCGATACGGAGAGCGAGGTTTATCACTTagctgtatttttattctgtgtGTGGACATGACAGAACAGATATTCTAACATTTCGGACGTGAACGTCATCGCAAAATGCAGCGTTTAACTCTCATCGTATTCTAACGAAtcgtaaattttgcaaactcGAAAATACCATTCAAAAGCTGTTTAATTGTAGAAATATGTGTGATTAATTGTGGTCAGAGAGACAACCGCTGACTAATCAAATTCGTCGATTTTACGTGCGTGGCATCGTAATCACTGGTTTATCTGAAAACAGTACGTTAGCCTCGACGATTCTGAACTTCTGACCGAGGATGGATTAAATTAACGCAATGACTCGCGGCGCCGGCGGGgttattttgcgaaaatatatttgcctCCAATCACAGCAAATACGTGAATTCGATACGTCGATAGCGTCCGAGTTATCGaattccaataaataaaatacgaatagctaaatttgctaattaattatggttgatttattgtttctcgacagtatttaaaatattaatttgtatacaaataagaaaaaaagagcaatAATGACAATCGTCACATCGATGTgaccaaataattttatttgtcgacTAGATTGTGTCTTTGAAGAGGAAAAGTCGTGATTCTCTGCTGACAAACAGCAACACGCGTAAATGAGAACTACGTGCGTATCGGAGTGCGGTATGCAGTATAATGCAGCTGATTTTTGCCCCCCTCCCCTCTTTTAATTCGGCACTATATTCTTCGGCAGAGAGTATCGCGGATAAATCCGTTGCCATTCCATCGGATCGTGGTGTAGAAAGCGTAGTTCGCGCTAGGTGGTCCTGGTGGTGCGGTCGGTCGATCAGGTGCATCGAAATCGGATCGCTCCAAAAATCGATTAATCAGATAACTACCACTTGGCACGATGTGGCTCGGCTCGCTTACGTTTTTGACCATCGTCGTTTCGCTCATCTCGGCGAAAACGTTAACGGTGGGTGTTCTCTCACGGTGATTTCCGTCTTTTAATCGCACCGTCATCGTCGACAATTGTTTTACGATTTTCCGGGACAGCCGCTGGCACTCGTCGCAAGTATCAACTTCCGGTCGCGCTTATCGCTTTCTTAAattccatctttttttttttctttcttgcgGGAACAATCGCTGCTCGCGGTTTAAATGTGTTCCgcttcaaaatttatattttagatttgtaTACGCGAAACGttctcttttcttattttcgtaaaattacataaaatattaaattcaagtGAGAGTCAAAGAATCGTTTTGTGaatgaatgaaaatatattaaaccaATTTGCGTTATAGGTTGATCTATCATTCCGCAAGTTAACGAAAGAAGATTTCTTCGTGAAAATACAGTCCCAGTATAATCTACATGAAGTGACAGATCTCAATTTAAGAGGAAACCAGTTTGACAGTTTCCTGGACTGTTCTACTAATTTAGAAAATCTGAGAACGTTGGATCTGTCTCAAAATCATCTTCAGCGATTCTTTTTCCTCTGTAAAGAGGAATATAATTTGCAAGTGTTAAATGTGAGTCACAACAAATTAGAGTACATCGACGACAATGCTTTCAACGACCGGATACcgaaattgaagatattaGATATATCCTTCAACAAACTCACGGTGGTCAATGAAACGATGTTGCAACATTTCACggtaatgataattttaattgaagaaatattaattttttataaattttctaatgtATTTCGAAAACTCGTGAAAAATTAtctattgaaaattatctATATGAAATCAATTTCAGCGCTCTTCAAtctaaatcaattaatttaatctaatcTAATCAATTAACTCTTTTCAGATCCTCGAGTATCTATCTCTGTCTAATAATCCTATAGAAGATGGAATACACGAGAACGCGTTTTGGAATTTGAAGACGCTGAAGCATCTCGATTTGAAGAACATATCTGCACCGTATTTCTCATCCGACTTTTTCAAGACCTTGACTAACTTATCAACCTTAGACCTATCCTGGAACCCAATCAGCACGATACCCCTATTGCCGATAAGTTTGCAGGAGCTGGATTTATCCGGCACTCAAGTGATAAATTTCGCAAATATGTATTTACCGCAACTGCGAGAATTAAGGCTGAATTACATGTCGAATTTAACGTCGCTGGCCCTAAACGATCTCGAAAAACTGACGAACCTGGAAACGTTATCAATGATCGGTTGCAAACGGCTGATTCAACTAAGTCTTCAGCCGCAGGCAGGTGTTGTGCTGCCACGATTGCAGCATCTCTCGATAAAAGAGAGCGGCCTTGAAACTCTGGGCACCGAACTGCGCGCCTTGATGCAACGAACACCTACTATCGAATTGGAAAACAATCTCTGGAAATGCGATTGCAAATTGGAATGGATCGCTTTGCTAAACTCGACGAAAATTCTCAGTCGAGATATCAGGTGAGGAAGATATCATAAATGAAACTGTACTTACTTACAGTTGGTATGAATATCGATTAAAGGTAGAGTagattgaacattttattgtCCCCTCATCCGCGTTTATcctcaaacattttttaataattatcggaAATATTtgtcttgaaaaatatattgcaaaattaaaaaattacaatttttgtacgatattttaaattatttctttctatggTCTGTGCAAGTTTCGCTTCTGTGCCTTTAGATGTCTCGAGAATTCCGTGAAGCAAAGTTCTCTTCATTGACATTAGTTTGCTAATGAACTTGgtttatagtttaatataccgaaacaattatatgtatatatatatatatatatacatatataaaacattaaaaattttattcattgtttaagaataaaaatactgcaAGTGCTGCTACAATCTAACTCTATttcaaagtattatattttactgcaaaatatcgaagatacatattttaatagtttgttataaatttatacgtcAACAGATGCCTCGTACCGGAGCAACACCATGGCAAACTCCTTGCTGAAATACCGAGCTACGAATTGCAATGCGAATACGACTCGTCGGTCTTGTACCTAGTCCTGTGGACGTGCCTCTCGATATTGATTGTTTTCCTGATCGCCGTCGCGGTTTTATTCCTCCTGAAGCGACCGATAGGCCAATGGAGCTTTAAGGGAAGAAACAGGGACACCGTCACGTACAAGAACGTCGTGGAATCGAACAATGATCTGGTCCGGATATTGGTAGCCGAGACGCACGATCGCAACGGAGAATAAGGCCAAATTgagatagaaaaaagaaaaaatctccGATAATATCAGACAAAAATTCGCCTaacaattaacatttttatcgaattctttttcaaatttcacacATAATTTACTTCATAATacattaagattttttttacagtacaGTTTTGTACAGCTTTGTTATAACAATTATcttgtaataatattgtagCATAGCTGATGAGTGCCATATAAGAATATACTCTATTTTTCCACATTCGtaagaaaatatgtaacaaaatgtaaataagaaaaagacatcaatatgtaaaacaatctaaaaatgatttctttGTGATACTAAAatctttgtattatattaagatttttaaaaactacataattaatttcaataattaattctagGGATATGCTGGTGGATAACGAATTGTTGCGCGTCCGTATATATCAAAAATGAATTATGAAAAGTCACTTATGATACGCCTCGTAAACTCGAATGACCAAGTACCGCGGATTCGATAGTACTCAAAGTACTAGTTTCTAGTGTCCGATAATAATGTGAAACCTCTGTGGTCGAATAAAAACGTTTGtgtgcttcttttttttttctttctgtcaGTAAGAATCGGCGTGTTTTAAAAACCCTTTTACCTTTGTTCCATGCAACGCGTCCGTTGCCGTGGCACAAAAGAAAAGTGGATACAAAGAACGCAATGGCTCATTTGCCCTGAATGACGGCAAGATCCTCTTCCGCGTAACGACGCGGCAACGCGCGTAGCTAAACGCACGAATTATCGTGCGTGGCATCTTGAGAACCGCACGCAACTAATTGAAATTCTACGAGATTCCGCCACAACGGGTTCAGTCTCCGGCAACTCTTTCATCGACGAGCAAAAAGAGTATTCTGCAGCCTTTAGAATCGAAGTCAACCCTGAGCTTCACTCTGATGTTACCTTctttagaaaagaataaaagatatttctcgAATATTTTTCCGTTCTTTTGCTCCAGGGAGCAATTAATGGCTGAAAGTTCCTAACAGTCTAACTGGAGGACGTAAAGAGAAACTTACGCTTTATGAGATATTTATAGACTTACATATCGATTAACATTACAactgtcgaaaaaaaaaaaaaaaaatcttcacaATCATAATCTCAGTTTACACTTATATTTATCTCGACAATTTTTCCGGTTCGGATCGCTATGAACACGATCGCGCAGACTTGCAATCCAATTAGGCTTCGGTATGCACCCGCGATACACCGATCGTTGATGAAACGTTGAGAGTGCAGGGCGTTACGCGCTCCGTTCCAAGAAGGGGCGCAATATTGGCGTGTTATACGATGAGCCAGCAAATGGTGCTATGAAGATCGTCAGTTTACGTGACGTGCACCGTGATCGCGTGCGATGTAGCGATCAGCCTTTGTATCGAAGTATGATCTTCCTATGGGAGGCCTATTGGGTTACGCTcgggaggaaagagagagagagagagagagaaaaagaaccCTATGGGCGAGGACGTCGTATTACCGGAGAGTCACAACATGCAAAGGAAGGAGCGCAAAAAATCACTGAGAAAGATGCGTCGCGCTGTGCCGAACGGAAGACCGCGCTTACAATAACCCTCCATACTGCGGTATGCCCGACATAAATGTGCAGTTCTTCTCTCAATTCTACACTGACACGCCTTTTTTCTGTGCAGAAATGACACATCAGGGTGTGGTAGATCCCGTTTGTCTCTAGCGCTATTTTGTCTCTTTTAATCTACTTGTAATTAGCTTCCTCTCGTATCAGAATGTTCAttgtacaaagcaatttgcaaaaatgcTGAATAGAAAGTCAAATTACGgtgattcttttattatttttcaaagaacgagatgtaaaattttatatattttgtcgaaattttttatttacaaaaattttacctttatttttatttattttctattattttgtatagCAGCTTAATTTATCTGAAGAATCACTCTGTTTCGAGGTTAATTCAGTCTCCATTAACGAGAAAAGCATTGCTGCTCTCCAAATGTGTATCGTATATCTCTTTGTACACTGGAACATCAATTCGAACCAGCGAGAACTCCGCACCATTTTTCGCCCGGAGTGCGGGTAAAGCGATTGAACATtgcggaatatttttttcgccaTGCCAGAGAACGAGCACGGAGTACGGGGGATGAGAGGGAGGTTTCAACGATAGGAAGAGGAGGCGGAGAGGGAGATAAACGATAGAAGTTCTGCCCTTCTCGCGCAGCGGTGTCGAGTGTCCGTAATTCGAGATTCCGTGCGAGCCAATTTGGCGAGAGCccgatggaaaaataatacaccGCCTACCAGCACAAGATATCGCGAGAGCGTGCGGAGGCGAATTTTAACGGTCAATGCGAAACACGTGGGCAGACCATGTCGGGGAATATCATGTTTCGGTCTGTGAGGAGAGGATCCTATCCCCGAGTCTTAAGACGCCCGGATAGCCTGGCTGGCGTTTTGTTGGAAAAACAGCGTGGGCGATATTGCTTGTGACCCGATGACGGCGGAAGATACTTGCTCCCAAGTATTTAGCCAAACGAGACGACATATATCGACACCTTGGGACAACCAATATCCCACTGTGCCTCGGAGTTCAAGAGGATAAGTGTCTAAAATAGATCAGCTTTAATAGATTGCGGTAAGTTGATACGATAAATTTTCCGTGatcttatacatttttcaccgaattgtacaataaaaatactgcGGTACAGTTATTGatgaaaatgtttgaaaatttatcacgCTTCTTTGAGTGTTAATTCTCAATTTGCCACAATCTGTTAAAGGCGCTTTATGAAAAGCGCGCTGCACATCTGAATAAATTAGATTGTGCGcgagttaatttttttcacacgtGTGAATGTAAGTTTTGCCGAGCAACGGAAAAATTTTCCGAGTACGCACTTCGTTAATCAAGCGCAGCTGACTTAGCGCTCGgcgaaacatatttttgtaacaaccCTCTATATTACGATTCGTTAAGCCAGCGTCTGCATTAACTAAGCTAATCCCTTAATTACGTTCCTCTTATTTCTCTTCGCTTCTTCCCTCCCAACCTTCCGGCGGCGACTCTCACGCTTCCTACATCATCCTTCACTTggtaattaaagaatttgatGAAGTCTCGCGGTGTATATGCGCGGAAAAAAAACACACCTGCGAGCAAGTAACTTTCGCACGCGTTATACAGCATGATATACAACATTGTTGCTTTTGAGTCGCCGCATAATTTGCCGTGCTTAAACATCACACCGATTCAATTAACGTAATCAACGAATAATTATCAATCGCGAAAGAGCTCTATTTcgcacatttaataataacacatATTATGATGTAGTAAACACGCGAGATAACGTCAAACTTTAACGAGAATATTACTTCATTCATAACGCGCATCTCGCAACAACATTatgatcaattaattaaatctctccgactttctctctctctctctctcttgacGATGCCTTTATAATGTTACACGCGTAACGGACATCTGTCTTTACGTTGAACCATATTGCGTACAAGCGGATACTTACAAGCGCGTATCCGAACGCGCGTTTTGCCGCGTTGCGTCGGCCGAAAACAGCCGCATGCCGCGGAGTGCCCGCCGATTTTCGCCGGCAGGGTTTTATCTGATTAAACCGACGTAGAAACATGGGGTTATACGTGTAAGCTTTCCGGACCCGTCTATGGGGAGAGGCCGaacaaatgaataatgaaaataaaacccTGGTGATGCTATCGGTAAGCACCACGGGATTACGTACGCATCAGCGCGCCCGCGATGAACTTATATTATGGAACCCCCGTATACACTAACACGTGCGTTAATGTGCGCGCATAAGCGCGCGAGTGCGTGTGGGCGCGTGAGACCGCAAAAGAAAGGCGAGTGAAAGAGCCTTTCCACGCGCAAGATTTTGCCAAGTTTCTCGCGTGTCGGAAGGATTTGAATGACAAATCGCACAGACAATTGGAACATCACACACTTATGTGATAAAATCATTTtgtcacataaaaaaaatatgtcatacTTTatgtgttaataaaatatttcataaagtgAAATCTTTGTGTACATTACTACTGATTATACGAATGATTTCGAATCCAAatcttttaattctattagATAAAACATTGCTGATAATAATCTGATAATAATCATTGCAAATCACTccatactattattttatccgATTAACAAAATACAGTAAGATGCAACAAACAAGAAATAACGCACAACACGACAATGATTTAAGCGTCTTACTGCTCGTGGGGCATCCATTCACGTGTGTCCGCGACTGTCGTGTGTGGATATTTTTGAATGGTCACCTTTCGAATGAAAGAGAGTTGTGCTGTGGGGTGTAAGTGTCATGGCTGTAATAGTTGCCAAATGTGTCCTGCTCGTTGGAACACGCCGATTATGTCAAAGTATGAATTTACGGGCACAATCAATAGCCGATCGTGCACACAAAGGAAAGTCCCCACGGGCCAAGCCGCTTACGATCAATACCTCGATCCTTCGATCTCATCCGGCGTCCAGCCGGTGAGTGAGAGTGTCCATTCCCGACACAATGGTAAGTGTGCAACGAATATGCGAAATATGCTTTTTAAATACTCACCGGCTATTTCTAGAACCGACTGACGTCTCTGACAAGTCTCCGTAAGTCCGGAAAAGGCACGTTCTGGGCACGAAATAACATTGCATTATCTGTCGCGTGCGTTTGTAAACCCTTTCGATCCTCTACTGATCCCAAAGAATCTAGAACAAGCAAAAAATATCGCtttaattcttcaaatttttttctgtaatgaAAACTGATAAAACACTGATACCTTATACATTCTCCTATTACAACAAGTAAAAGTGCAAACAcagaatcataaaataaaatcaaacaaaGCTATCAATCtttaaaatcgtaaaaaagtttagaatttatttacaaacttCAGTTTTAAGAGATACCGCTTCGAAAGACCACAAAGaagatgtagaaaaaaatgaataacgaTCTTTCTTTCTGTGATAGAGTTAAGAAAGGACCCATTACTGAAAATATGTTAATCCTAGAATTTGAGCAAAAGTCACGTTCgtctttcttttcaatttttttggtCAAAGCAGACCGCCcattcaaataaaacaacGATTTCCAGCATTATAACGATTTCTAAATGTGGTTACAGTTCATGACATCTCTTGATGTCAAGATTTATTGTTAGTTTAGCTTTTGAAACAAGATTCATCACACAGATATTATATGTGACGATCTATAGCGGCAACAAAAACTCGAGAAGTACCCACAGAAATTCTTTTAGTATCCTTTTGGAAAATTCATATATCTcatgtaaaagaaaatgattaatattgcaaattaactTTCTTCCTTGCtgttaaatgaaataaaagctTAACAAAAGTTAAGtcgtaaaattcaaatatagcgatatatttttaaagaaatattatattcattaattacttattttatgttattcataaatttgcaCAACTTTGACTCTGATAGATAGCAATGTCTTgagaaaagtttatttataaaaaaatgtctaagcaaaataaaaaatagatttttttattataccatGCGAAATAGATCCGACGAAAATCGCTTCGCAAATCGAAAAAGCATCGCATAAAGACGCATACGAATTTTCGTCAAATCAGTCTTTCCcgctttcaaaaaaaaaaaaaagggcaTAACTACGGTTCACGAAGTGACAACGAGGCGTTTTAAAAGGCCACCCATTCGCCAGGCTAAGATGTAACATAACAAACAGCCCGAGGAAACGTATTTGCCCGGGACGATATCGAGTTCCCGGGCACTTCCTGCGCTTCTTCATCGTTTTCTTCTTCGTGGCGCCGTTGCAGTCGGCGGCGGCATGACATCCCACAGATTGACGAGCGCCACCCCCGAAGACAGCAGGAATAGAACGGTCAGGAGTGCATTTAGTTGCGGACGTGACTTTTTTTTGCGGAACTCCGTAGATAGCGTACGAAAATACACGCGCGACAATAGACTTCTTTCGT
The nucleotide sequence above comes from Linepithema humile isolate Giens D197 chromosome 4, Lhum_UNIL_v1.0, whole genome shotgun sequence. Encoded proteins:
- the LOC105672219 gene encoding leucine-rich repeat-containing protein 4-like translates to MWLGSLTFLTIVVSLISAKTLTVDLSFRKLTKEDFFVKIQSQYNLHEVTDLNLRGNQFDSFLDCSTNLENLRTLDLSQNHLQRFFFLCKEEYNLQVLNVSHNKLEYIDDNAFNDRIPKLKILDISFNKLTVVNETMLQHFTILEYLSLSNNPIEDGIHENAFWNLKTLKHLDLKNISAPYFSSDFFKTLTNLSTLDLSWNPISTIPLLPISLQELDLSGTQVINFANMYLPQLRELRLNYMSNLTSLALNDLEKLTNLETLSMIGCKRLIQLSLQPQAGVVLPRLQHLSIKESGLETLGTELRALMQRTPTIELENNLWKCDCKLEWIALLNSTKILSRDIRCLVPEQHHGKLLAEIPSYELQCEYDSSVLYLVLWTCLSILIVFLIAVAVLFLLKRPIGQWSFKGRNRDTVTYKNVVESNNDLVRILVAETHDRNGE